A window of the Diabrotica undecimpunctata isolate CICGRU chromosome 1, icDiaUnde3, whole genome shotgun sequence genome harbors these coding sequences:
- the LOC140441105 gene encoding fatty acid binding protein 1-B.1-like gives MSLVTGKYVNVGEEGFKEFMISQGVPENFLQRWKDEKSIEEFKLDGNKLTKSHIVEGAADKTRTTEIILGQEYEEQMGPRKVKNLATLDGNVLIITSLKDDGSTSTTRTHTFSEDGLVIVHKSSKGEGKLMFKRL, from the exons ATGTCTCTAGTCACTGGAAAATACGTTAATGTTGGAGAAGAGGGCTTCAAAGAGTTCATGATCAGTCAAG GAGTACCAGAAAATTTCCTCCAACGTTGGAAAGATGAGAAAAGCATAGAAGAATTCAAACTAGATGGTAACAAACTAACCAAAAGTCATATTGTTGAAGGTGCCGCAGACAAAACAAGAACCACAGAAATCATTTTAGGGCAAGAATATGAAGAACAAATGGGACCTCGTAAAGTTAAA aaTTTGGCCACACTTGACGGAAATGTCCTCATAATAACAAGTCTTAAAGATGATGGATCTACATCAACAACAAGAACGCACACTTTTTCAGAAGATGGATTAGTAATT gttcACAAGAGCAGCAAGGGAGAAGGAAAACTTATGTTCAAGAGGTTGtaa
- the LOC140441096 gene encoding thialysine N-epsilon-acetyltransferase-like produces MSEHNTVTIRKAELDDMPQVFQMIKELSDFEDMGHKVKIDVEILRRDLAEKSPAFQCIVAEVPDGKLIGYAVYSQIYSTFDGKAVYLEDLYVSPKYRGFKAGKNLFLTVMKNAYQDGCRRGFFHVLTWNPAVKFYHELGAVNVTQRDNYQILRMEQEVFQKLFS; encoded by the exons ATGTCTGAACATAATACAGTGACCATCCGCAAGGCTGAATTAGATGATATGCCGCAAGTATTTCAAATGATAAAG GAACTCTCAGACTTTGAAGACATGGGTCACAAGGTAAAAATTGATGTAGAAATCTTGAGAAGGGATTTGGCAGAAAAATCTCCTGCTTTCCAATGTATCGTAGCAGAAGTACCTGATGGTAAATTAATAGGATATGCTGTGTATTCTCAGATTTACTCAACTTTTGACGGCAAAGCTGTGTACTTAGAAGATTTGTACGTTAGTCCAAAATACAG GGGTTTCAAAGCCGGTAAAAATCTCTTTCTGACTGTCATGAAAAATGCCTATCAAGATGGCTGCAGGCGCGGTTTTTTTCACGTTCTGACATGGAACCCAGCTGTAAAATTCTACCACGAACTAGGAGCCGTTAATGTTACCCAGAGAGACAACTACCAAATATTAAGAATGGAACAAGAAGTCTTTCAGAAACTCTTTTCCTAA